From a region of the Gossypium raimondii isolate GPD5lz chromosome 10, ASM2569854v1, whole genome shotgun sequence genome:
- the LOC105778217 gene encoding NAD(P)H-quinone oxidoreductase subunit O, chloroplastic yields the protein MAFSSSALSHTSSSCLSSFPHAFATRKTHLRFPSFLLIKASSEPDKGNPTATQTKNAEGSSNAQPQPQVTPAAAAKPPPKKPVYSMKKGQIVRVDKDKYLNSINYLSVGHPPYYKGLDYIYEDRGEVLDVRIFETGEHALVAWVGIPTAPAWLPTDMLIKSEKLQYERL from the exons ATGGCGTTTTCTTCTTCTGCTCTCTCTCACACCTCTTCTTCATGCCTCTCTTCCTTCCCACATGCCTTCGCAACCAGAAAAACCCATCTTCGCTTCCCAtcatttttactcataaaagcttCTTCTGAACCTGACAAAGGAAACCCCACTGCTACACAGACCAAAAACGCTGAAGGCTCTAGCAATGCTCAACCTCAACCTCAAGTCACTCCCGCCGCCGCCGCTAAGCCACCTCCCAAAAAGCCCGTTTATTCCA TGAAGAAAGGCCAGATTGTTAGGGTGGATAAAGACAAGTATCTCAATAGTATTAAT tATCTATCTGTAGGGCATCCCCCCTATTACAAAGGCTTGGACTACATATACGAAGACCGTGGTGAG GTTCTGGATGTACGCATTTTTGAGACAGGAGAACATGCACTT GTTGCATGGGTCGGCATCCCAACTGCACCAGCTTGGCTTCCCACGGACATGCTTATCAAG TCTGAGAAGCTCCAATATGAGAGATTGTGA
- the LOC105778371 gene encoding uncharacterized protein LOC105778371 codes for MGKGNKEGTSKQFRWTKPMEHVFLEILAEEARKGNKPSNTFRAVSINRDVDAISERFQVQCDAKHVENHLRTVKNQWQIICKIRGESGFGWDDNMKMITCDRATYDATVMAHKKYEPFLNKSINHYDEMAVVVGKDMATGSFARTFADIDLDDGNEDSMPVDCNNEEAGEGVMNQRPNFF; via the exons ATGGGTAAGGGCAACAAAGAAGGGACCTCCAAGCAATTCAGGTGGACAAAACCGATGGAACATGTTTTCCTTGAAATTCTAGCAGAGGAGGCTCGAAAAGGAAATAAACCTTCTAATACTTTCAGAGCAGTTTCTATTAATCGAGATGTTGACGCCATTTCAGAAAGATTCCAAGTCCAATGCGATGCGAAGCATgtggaaaatcatttgaggacAGTAAAAAACCAGTGGCAGATTATATGCAAAATTCGAGgtgaaagtggttttggatgggatgataacatgaaaatgatcacatgtgatagAGCGACATATGATGCAACAGtgatg gcacacaagaagtatgaaccatttttgaataaaagcattaatcattatgatgaaatggctgtggttgttggcaaagatatggcaacagGGAGTTTTGCCAGAACATTTGCTGACATAGATTTGGATGATGGTAATGAAGATTCAATGCCTGTAGACTGCAACAATGAAGAGGCTGGAGAG GGAGTCATGAATCAGAGGCcaaactttttttag